A DNA window from Vagococcus penaei contains the following coding sequences:
- the murD gene encoding UDP-N-acetylmuramoyl-L-alanine--D-glutamate ligase, protein MKKVSKYQNTKILVLGLAKSGVAAAKLLFELGAFVTVNDAKKLEENPAAQELLELGMTVITGSHPTDLLDEGFSLIVKNPGIPYTNPILQQAKTKSIPVITEIELAYDVSEAPIIGITGTNGKTTTTTMIANILNYHRTKGKALLAGNIGFPASDVATKATTADVMVTELSSFQLLGTIDFKPTIAVITNLFEAHIDYHGTREDYVAAKWRLQKNMTADNFLILNYNQDEIRQLAKKTEATVVPFCTNGLTVEGAYLLDKKLYFKEDYIMDVADLGVPGMHNVENALAAIAVAKLLGTPTDAIRVALCQFSGVKHRTEFIGVFDGKKVYNDSKATNMLATEKALSGFNNQELVLIAGGLDRGNDFDDLLPYLRGLKAVVLTGETKHKLQKTCQEAGITEIILVDTMQEAVSQAMRLASENDNILLSPACASWDQYKTFEERGDCFVSEVQEYVGRLTK, encoded by the coding sequence AAATATTAGTGTTGGGTTTAGCCAAAAGTGGTGTTGCTGCGGCAAAATTATTATTTGAACTGGGTGCTTTTGTCACGGTTAATGATGCCAAAAAATTAGAAGAAAATCCTGCGGCTCAGGAATTGTTAGAATTGGGTATGACTGTAATCACAGGTAGTCATCCAACTGATTTATTAGACGAAGGATTTTCATTAATTGTAAAAAATCCTGGTATTCCTTATACCAATCCTATCTTACAACAAGCCAAAACTAAATCAATTCCTGTTATTACTGAAATTGAACTGGCATATGACGTGAGCGAGGCACCAATTATTGGTATTACAGGAACAAATGGTAAAACCACAACAACAACGATGATTGCGAATATTTTAAATTACCATCGAACAAAGGGAAAAGCACTTTTAGCTGGTAATATTGGTTTTCCTGCTAGTGATGTTGCAACTAAAGCAACTACTGCAGATGTTATGGTGACTGAACTATCGAGCTTTCAACTTTTAGGAACGATTGATTTTAAACCAACAATTGCTGTGATTACGAACTTATTTGAAGCTCATATCGACTATCATGGGACTCGTGAAGATTATGTGGCAGCAAAGTGGCGCTTACAAAAAAATATGACAGCTGATAACTTTTTGATTTTAAATTATAATCAAGATGAAATCCGACAATTAGCTAAGAAGACAGAAGCAACAGTTGTTCCGTTTTGTACGAACGGACTAACTGTTGAGGGAGCTTACTTATTGGATAAAAAACTCTATTTTAAAGAGGACTATATCATGGATGTGGCTGATTTAGGTGTTCCAGGTATGCATAATGTCGAAAATGCTTTAGCAGCAATTGCTGTAGCAAAATTATTAGGGACACCGACTGACGCTATTCGTGTGGCTTTATGCCAATTTTCTGGCGTAAAACATCGTACTGAATTCATAGGCGTATTTGATGGTAAAAAAGTGTACAATGATTCTAAGGCGACCAATATGTTGGCAACAGAGAAGGCTTTAAGTGGATTTAATAATCAAGAATTAGTATTAATTGCTGGAGGTTTAGACCGTGGTAATGACTTCGATGATTTATTGCCATATTTAAGAGGCTTAAAAGCAGTAGTACTAACAGGAGAAACGAAACATAAATTACAAAAAACATGTCAAGAGGCAGGGATTACTGAGATTATCTTAGTTGATACAATGCAAGAAGCCGTATCACAAGCAATGCGTTTAGCAAGTGAGAATGATAACATCTTACTTTCTCCTGCTTGTGCAAGTTGGGATCAGTATAAAACATTTGAAGAACGTGGCGATTGTTTTGTTTCAGAAGTTCAAGAATACGTAGGTAGGTTAACCAAATGA
- the ftsA gene encoding cell division protein FtsA, whose product MAKTGIHVSLDVGTTSVKVVVAEYIENQINIIGVGNAKSKGLDRGIVIDIDKAVQSIQRAIKQAEEKSGVQIRSVSVGIPANLLEVEKCEGMIAVNAESKEITSNDVRNVAAAAVVRSTPPERQVITLIPQEFKVDGFEGIKDPRGMIGVRLDMKGLLFTGPKTIVHNIRKCVEKAGLAVEEMVITPLALANSILSDGEKDFGTVIIDMGGGQTTTSVMYERELKFSHVEQEGGEFVTKDISVVLNTSLSNAEALKINYGYAYPDKASSNEEFPVDVIGQNEPVKIDERYLSEIIEARVEQIFNKSKFVLDNIDGLNLPGGVILTGGAASLPGVVELASDIFGANVKLYVPNHMGLRNPVFANAIAIVEYVTHLDEVYHVTKLAIYGNKSTLTQTNREVVEQPRVEEQPVQPKQEPINEIEPEETEKEGIGGKIKGFLSNIFD is encoded by the coding sequence ATGGCAAAAACAGGAATACATGTGAGTCTTGATGTCGGTACAACATCTGTGAAGGTAGTTGTGGCTGAATATATAGAAAATCAAATTAATATTATTGGTGTGGGAAATGCAAAATCAAAAGGGTTAGATAGAGGGATTGTCATTGATATTGATAAGGCTGTTCAATCTATCCAACGAGCAATTAAACAAGCAGAAGAAAAATCAGGTGTACAAATTAGAAGTGTTAGCGTGGGAATTCCAGCTAATTTATTAGAAGTTGAAAAATGTGAAGGCATGATTGCAGTCAATGCTGAATCAAAAGAAATCACGTCAAATGATGTTAGAAATGTTGCAGCAGCGGCTGTAGTACGTTCAACACCACCTGAACGACAAGTGATTACTTTAATTCCTCAAGAATTTAAAGTTGATGGTTTTGAAGGAATTAAAGATCCAAGAGGAATGATTGGTGTCCGCTTGGATATGAAAGGCTTGCTATTTACTGGACCGAAGACGATTGTTCATAACATTAGAAAATGTGTTGAAAAAGCTGGGTTAGCAGTTGAAGAAATGGTTATTACGCCATTAGCTTTAGCAAATTCAATTTTGTCAGATGGTGAAAAAGACTTTGGAACGGTTATTATTGATATGGGTGGAGGTCAAACGACGACTTCTGTCATGTACGAACGTGAGTTAAAATTCTCTCATGTTGAGCAAGAGGGTGGCGAATTTGTTACTAAAGATATTTCAGTTGTATTAAATACGTCATTAAGCAATGCTGAAGCTTTAAAAATTAATTATGGCTATGCTTATCCAGATAAAGCGTCATCTAATGAAGAGTTTCCAGTTGATGTCATTGGGCAAAATGAACCCGTTAAAATTGACGAACGCTATTTATCTGAAATTATTGAAGCCCGTGTTGAGCAAATTTTTAATAAATCTAAATTTGTATTGGATAATATTGATGGCTTGAATTTGCCTGGTGGAGTTATTCTGACAGGTGGGGCAGCTAGCCTACCTGGCGTTGTAGAATTAGCTTCAGATATTTTCGGAGCAAATGTGAAACTATATGTACCAAATCATATGGGATTACGTAATCCAGTCTTTGCGAATGCAATTGCTATTGTGGAATACGTTACACATTTAGATGAAGTTTACCATGTCACTAAATTAGCAATTTATGGAAATAAATCAACGTTAACACAGACAAATCGTGAAGTCGTTGAACAACCACGTGTTGAAGAACAACCAGTTCAACCAAAACAAGAACCAATTAATGAAATTGAACCAGAAGAAACAGAAAAAGAAGGTATTGGTGGAAAAATTAAAGGCTTCTTATCAAATATATTCGACTAA
- the ftsZ gene encoding cell division protein FtsZ — translation MEFSLDNTVNTGAVIKVIGVGGAGGNAVNRMIDEGVKGVEFIVANTDVQALQHSKAETVIQLGPKFTKGLGAGSLPEVGQKAANESEEQIAEALKGADLVFITAGMGGGTGTGAAPIVAGIAKEQGALTVGVITRPFSFEGPKRSRFASEGISELKDNVDTLVIISNNRLLEIVDKKTPMMEAFREADNVLRQGVQGISDLITSPGYVNLDFADVKTVMENQGTALMGIGVASGEDRVIEATRKAIASPLLETSIEGAEQVLLNITGGLDMTLFEAQDASEIVGSATGGDVNIILGTSVNEQLGDEIIVTVIATGIDPGKKERFNPARNMSNQTQQSMNQQNTSRANTIEPLDYTNAPQSHSTADSSAFGDWDIRRETPTRNVIDDAQLDSIEKKDFEAFTPENDSTDDGDEVSTPPFFRRKR, via the coding sequence ATGGAATTTTCTTTAGATAATACAGTAAATACTGGTGCCGTTATTAAAGTAATTGGTGTTGGTGGTGCTGGCGGTAACGCTGTTAATCGTATGATTGACGAAGGCGTTAAAGGTGTGGAATTTATCGTAGCCAACACAGACGTTCAAGCATTACAACATTCAAAAGCGGAAACAGTTATCCAATTAGGCCCTAAATTTACTAAAGGTTTAGGTGCTGGCTCTTTACCAGAGGTTGGCCAAAAAGCAGCTAACGAAAGTGAAGAGCAAATTGCAGAAGCATTAAAAGGTGCTGATTTAGTCTTTATTACAGCTGGTATGGGTGGCGGAACAGGTACTGGTGCCGCACCAATTGTGGCTGGAATTGCAAAAGAACAAGGTGCACTGACTGTCGGTGTTATCACACGACCATTTAGTTTTGAAGGACCTAAGAGAAGCCGTTTTGCATCTGAAGGTATTTCTGAACTAAAAGATAATGTGGATACATTGGTGATTATTTCTAATAATCGTTTGTTAGAAATTGTTGATAAAAAGACACCAATGATGGAAGCATTCCGTGAAGCAGACAACGTATTACGACAAGGTGTTCAAGGCATTTCTGACTTAATTACATCTCCTGGTTATGTTAACTTAGACTTTGCAGATGTGAAAACTGTTATGGAAAATCAAGGTACTGCTTTAATGGGTATCGGTGTTGCAAGTGGCGAAGACCGCGTTATTGAAGCAACACGTAAAGCTATTGCCTCTCCATTATTAGAAACATCAATTGAGGGTGCTGAGCAAGTCCTATTAAACATCACTGGTGGTTTAGATATGACATTATTTGAAGCACAAGATGCTTCTGAAATTGTCGGTAGCGCTACAGGTGGCGATGTAAATATTATCTTAGGTACATCTGTTAATGAACAATTAGGTGATGAAATTATTGTTACTGTAATTGCAACTGGAATTGATCCTGGTAAAAAGGAAAGATTTAATCCTGCACGTAATATGTCTAACCAAACACAACAATCAATGAATCAACAAAATACTAGCCGTGCAAATACTATCGAACCATTGGATTATACCAATGCCCCTCAAAGTCATTCAACAGCTGATTCAAGTGCTTTTGGGGACTGGGATATTCGTCGTGAAACACCAACACGTAATGTGATTGATGATGCACAATTAGACTCAATTGAAAAGAAAGATTTTGAAGCTTTCACGCCTGAAAATGATTCAACTGATGATGGTGATGAAGTTAGTACACCACCATTTTTTAGAAGAAAAAGATAA
- the murG gene encoding undecaprenyldiphospho-muramoylpentapeptide beta-N-acetylglucosaminyltransferase, with product MKILVSGGGTGGHIYPAVSLIKHIRQINPNAEFLYVGTKKGLESSIVPEQNISFKTIEIQGFKRSLSLDNMKTVYLFLRSISESKKIIKDFQPDIVIGTGGYVCGAVVYAAHKLGIPTIIHEQNSVAGMTNKFLARYVDKIGICFPDVTKDFPEDKVVLVGNPRGQEVVGIKKSDILKEFGLNPKIPTVLIFGGSRGAQTINRVVLESLKSFQTKPYQVLYASGKIYYPDVEKVWNNESSNSVKVVPYINHMEQVLSNVDLVIGRAGATSLAEITSLGLPSIMIPSPNVTNDHQTKNAQSLVKRGASVLLADGTLTSKQLIDEIDQIMLNEELRLDMAKASKAEGIPDANDRLYNLIKSLV from the coding sequence ATGAAAATATTAGTTTCTGGTGGCGGAACAGGTGGTCATATTTACCCCGCCGTTTCTTTAATTAAACATATTAGGCAAATTAATCCTAATGCAGAATTTTTGTATGTGGGAACAAAAAAAGGTTTAGAAAGTAGTATTGTTCCTGAACAAAATATTTCTTTTAAGACCATCGAGATTCAAGGATTTAAACGTTCACTATCTTTAGATAATATGAAGACTGTCTATCTGTTTCTTAGAAGTATTAGTGAGTCAAAAAAAATTATTAAAGATTTTCAACCGGATATTGTTATTGGGACAGGTGGCTATGTTTGTGGAGCAGTTGTGTATGCTGCTCATAAATTAGGAATTCCAACTATTATCCATGAACAAAATAGTGTCGCTGGTATGACTAATAAATTTTTAGCTCGTTATGTTGATAAAATTGGTATCTGTTTTCCAGATGTAACGAAGGATTTTCCTGAAGATAAAGTTGTTTTAGTTGGTAACCCACGAGGTCAAGAAGTTGTTGGAATTAAAAAATCAGATATTTTAAAAGAATTCGGCTTAAATCCGAAAATACCAACTGTGTTAATTTTTGGTGGTAGTCGTGGTGCGCAAACGATCAATAGAGTGGTTTTAGAAAGTCTCAAATCGTTTCAAACCAAACCTTATCAAGTACTTTATGCATCTGGAAAAATTTATTATCCAGATGTAGAAAAAGTGTGGAATAATGAGTCTAGTAACAGTGTTAAAGTAGTTCCATATATTAATCATATGGAACAAGTTTTAAGCAATGTTGATTTAGTCATTGGACGGGCTGGTGCAACATCATTAGCAGAAATCACATCACTAGGTTTACCATCAATTATGATTCCGAGCCCTAATGTAACCAATGACCATCAAACTAAAAATGCACAAAGCCTTGTTAAACGTGGTGCTTCAGTTTTACTGGCAGATGGCACATTGACTTCCAAACAACTTATCGATGAAATCGATCAAATCATGTTAAATGAAGAACTTCGCTTGGATATGGCGAAAGCATCAAAAGCTGAAGGGATTCCAGATGCTAATGATCGGTTATACAATTTAATAAAGTCACTCGTGTGA
- a CDS encoding YggS family pyridoxal phosphate-dependent enzyme — protein MKNLETNLSRISKSIAQSCERSQRKPDELTLICVSKSVDINTTEKVVQLGLKHFAENRVEQFLEKKSYFDSNDDLVWHFIGNLQRRKVKHVINELDYFHALDSLKLAEEIQKRANHKIKCFIQVNVSGETSKQGIKPTEVISFIRDLSAFDSIEVVGLMTMAPYQATELQLHHYFSELRFLQASVRQLSLTYAPCTELSMGMTNDFPIAIEEGSTFIRIGTAFFS, from the coding sequence TTGAAAAATCTAGAAACAAATCTCAGTAGAATTTCAAAATCCATTGCGCAGTCATGTGAAAGAAGTCAAAGAAAACCGGATGAACTAACACTAATTTGCGTTAGTAAGTCGGTTGATATAAATACTACAGAAAAAGTCGTTCAACTTGGTTTAAAGCATTTTGCGGAAAATCGAGTTGAGCAATTTCTAGAAAAAAAGTCGTATTTTGATTCTAATGATGACCTGGTTTGGCATTTTATCGGCAATTTACAACGTCGGAAAGTTAAACATGTAATTAATGAACTTGACTATTTCCATGCGCTTGATTCTCTAAAATTGGCTGAGGAAATTCAAAAACGAGCGAATCATAAAATAAAGTGTTTTATTCAAGTAAATGTATCTGGTGAAACTAGTAAACAAGGCATTAAACCGACGGAAGTTATCTCGTTTATTCGTGATCTTTCAGCATTTGATTCCATTGAAGTAGTTGGCTTGATGACAATGGCGCCTTATCAAGCAACTGAACTACAACTACATCACTATTTTTCTGAATTACGATTTTTACAGGCTAGTGTGAGACAGTTGTCTTTAACTTATGCTCCTTGTACAGAATTGAGTATGGGAATGACTAATGATTTCCCCATTGCTATTGAAGAAGGTAGTACATTTATTAGAATTGGCACGGCTTTTTTTAGCTGA
- a CDS encoding YggT family protein, whose amino-acid sequence MINLLSLVGLIIKIIIQVAEIYSFVLVAYALMSWFPGAYDTTIGQWIIKLARPYLNLFRRLNLSFGMIDFTILVAIIALNLSTQALQLIYIKLVELLLY is encoded by the coding sequence TTGATAAATTTATTAAGTTTAGTTGGTTTAATCATTAAAATAATCATACAAGTTGCAGAAATTTATTCATTTGTCTTGGTTGCGTATGCTCTAATGTCTTGGTTTCCAGGGGCATATGATACGACGATTGGTCAATGGATTATCAAGTTAGCACGCCCATATTTAAATTTATTTAGACGTTTAAATCTTAGTTTTGGGATGATTGACTTTACAATTCTTGTAGCGATTATTGCTTTGAACTTATCAACGCAAGCATTGCAACTCATTTATATAAAATTAGTTGAATTATTGTTATATTAA
- a CDS encoding cell division protein FtsQ/DivIB, producing the protein MDKKLKNNGDSELQNISETKEYADKSNLMKQKKIKDTDSVHKKVNQKLTWFLGILTLAVFINLYFISPLSKVQKVTFVGVNNGSESAILKESDIKIGSSIWPQYFKRNVLENNILSKDQRIKAVAINLSGLTSFQVSVEEYPTIGYLKEKDDYYEILANGIVLKQKASSAKKELPIFTNFEKNQALKEFVKAYNQFDQTTQKNISQVESLSNKKNPYKIKMTLRDGNQIIALSNTVASKMPFYSKIAKEMSNKGIIDMEAGANGIFSYPFEETKESEVNIDGFSNSNETTGQSGVNN; encoded by the coding sequence TTGGATAAAAAGCTGAAAAATAATGGTGATAGTGAATTACAAAATATCAGTGAAACAAAAGAGTACGCCGATAAAAGTAATCTTATGAAACAAAAAAAAATAAAAGATACTGATTCTGTACATAAAAAAGTAAATCAAAAATTAACTTGGTTTTTAGGGATTTTAACTTTAGCTGTTTTTATTAATTTATATTTTATATCACCTCTGAGCAAGGTTCAAAAGGTTACTTTTGTTGGCGTCAACAATGGATCTGAATCTGCTATATTAAAAGAATCTGATATTAAAATTGGATCTTCTATTTGGCCACAATACTTTAAGCGAAATGTCTTAGAAAATAATATTTTGTCAAAAGATCAGCGAATTAAAGCAGTCGCTATTAATTTATCAGGACTAACCTCTTTTCAAGTGTCTGTTGAAGAGTATCCAACTATTGGCTACTTAAAAGAGAAAGATGATTATTATGAAATATTAGCAAATGGGATAGTATTAAAGCAAAAAGCTTCTTCTGCAAAAAAAGAATTACCCATTTTCACTAATTTTGAAAAAAATCAAGCATTGAAAGAATTTGTTAAAGCCTATAATCAATTTGATCAAACTACTCAAAAAAATATCTCTCAGGTCGAATCGTTAAGTAATAAAAAAAATCCTTATAAAATCAAAATGACTTTGCGTGATGGTAACCAAATTATTGCGTTATCAAATACAGTTGCTAGTAAAATGCCATTTTATTCTAAAATTGCGAAAGAAATGTCGAATAAAGGAATCATTGATATGGAAGCTGGAGCAAATGGTATTTTTTCTTATCCATTTGAAGAGACAAAAGAGTCTGAGGTCAATATTGACGGTTTTAGTAATAGTAATGAAACAACTGGGCAAAGTGGTGTCAATAACTAG
- a CDS encoding RNA-binding protein: MLANVYQHFRKDEHPFVNLVLDWLKQVEEQYAPYVTDFLDPRQMFIVESLVGKSSDVKLAFFGGFDSAERHCAVLYPDYYEVQNDDYDIVLVGIKYPVKFANISHGKILGTILSTGIERECIGDIITDGEQWQVFLKKSITPFVCQQVDKISNVGVRLLPKELADVIHPTDDWQEETLTISSLRIDNLVSSVYNISRQRSKKLIESGNVKLNWRVIDRPDVVLDYNDMLSVRGFGRVQLKELEGKTKKDKFRLAIRCLRK, translated from the coding sequence TTGCTAGCTAATGTGTATCAGCACTTTCGCAAGGACGAGCATCCTTTTGTTAATCTCGTCCTCGATTGGTTAAAACAAGTAGAAGAACAATATGCGCCATATGTTACTGATTTCCTTGATCCAAGGCAGATGTTTATTGTCGAATCGTTAGTTGGAAAATCTTCTGACGTGAAGTTAGCATTTTTTGGTGGTTTTGATTCTGCTGAACGTCATTGTGCGGTTCTTTATCCTGATTATTATGAGGTGCAAAATGACGATTATGATATTGTTTTAGTAGGTATTAAATATCCAGTAAAATTTGCGAATATTAGTCATGGAAAAATATTGGGTACGATTTTAAGTACTGGAATAGAGCGGGAATGTATTGGTGATATTATTACTGATGGCGAGCAGTGGCAAGTATTCTTGAAAAAATCAATCACGCCATTTGTTTGTCAACAGGTTGATAAAATTTCGAATGTGGGCGTACGTTTGTTACCCAAAGAATTAGCAGATGTGATTCATCCAACTGATGATTGGCAGGAGGAGACTTTGACAATTAGCTCACTAAGAATTGATAATCTAGTGTCATCAGTATATAATATATCTAGACAACGTTCTAAAAAATTAATTGAATCTGGAAATGTTAAGTTGAACTGGAGAGTGATTGATAGGCCAGATGTTGTCCTTGATTATAATGATATGCTGTCAGTCCGAGGATTCGGTCGAGTTCAACTGAAAGAACTTGAAGGTAAAACTAAAAAAGACAAGTTTCGTTTAGCAATTAGGTGTTTAAGAAAGTAA
- a CDS encoding cell division protein SepF, which yields MNLFNRESISSFFGLDSQTQDDDYGDKSYGEETKLPKNSQVLNEQAIYETEIDSTPTHFSQPNQTLEKATDVSPVSEPINKKKVVPINDFQNTAERNRKIENKREPKKVKVFEPSNYIECRTIAKALFDNEVAIITFSSMEELQARRVVDFLTGTVFAIDGDIQRIGSEIFLCTPANVEVTSAIAQSLVATHLGEY from the coding sequence ATGAATTTATTCAATCGAGAAAGTATATCAAGTTTTTTTGGGTTAGATTCCCAAACACAAGATGATGACTATGGGGATAAAAGTTATGGGGAAGAAACTAAATTGCCAAAGAATAGCCAAGTACTAAATGAACAAGCTATTTATGAAACAGAAATTGATTCGACTCCAACACACTTTAGTCAGCCAAATCAAACATTGGAAAAAGCGACTGATGTTTCACCTGTTTCTGAGCCAATTAACAAGAAAAAAGTTGTTCCGATAAATGATTTTCAAAATACTGCTGAAAGAAATCGTAAGATAGAAAATAAACGAGAACCAAAAAAAGTTAAGGTTTTTGAACCTAGTAATTATATAGAATGTCGAACGATTGCAAAGGCACTTTTTGATAATGAGGTTGCTATTATTACGTTTTCTTCAATGGAAGAGCTACAAGCACGTCGCGTTGTTGACTTTTTAACAGGAACAGTTTTTGCTATTGATGGTGATATCCAACGCATTGGGTCGGAAATATTCTTATGTACTCCAGCTAATGTTGAAGTAACATCAGCTATTGCACAAAGTTTAGTTGCAACACACTTAGGTGAATATTAA